In one window of Deinococcus apachensis DSM 19763 DNA:
- a CDS encoding GTP-binding protein, whose product MSTINFAAREINCKIVYYGPGMSGKTTNLKHVFSKVPTHLRGEMVSLATEDERTLFFDFLPLDLGSVQGFKTRFHLYTVPGQVFYNASRKLILRGVDGIVFVADSAPNRLRANAESMRNLRENLAEHGIDVRDVPIVLQVNKRDVDGALPTEMIRAVIDPRRELTLFEATAHNGGGVFETLKSVSRLVLDRLAQNK is encoded by the coding sequence ATGAGCACCATCAACTTCGCCGCACGCGAGATCAACTGCAAGATCGTGTACTACGGCCCCGGCATGTCCGGCAAGACCACCAACCTCAAGCACGTCTTCTCCAAGGTGCCCACCCACCTGCGCGGGGAGATGGTCTCGCTCGCCACCGAGGACGAGCGCACCCTCTTCTTCGACTTCCTGCCGCTCGACCTGGGCTCCGTGCAGGGCTTCAAGACCCGCTTTCACCTGTACACCGTGCCCGGCCAGGTCTTCTACAACGCCTCCCGCAAGCTGATCCTGCGCGGGGTGGACGGCATCGTCTTCGTGGCCGACTCGGCCCCCAACCGGCTGCGCGCCAACGCCGAGAGCATGCGGAACCTGCGCGAGAACCTCGCCGAACACGGGATCGACGTGCGCGACGTGCCCATCGTCCTTCAGGTGAACAAGCGCGACGTCGACGGAGCCCTGCCCACCGAGATGATCCGCGCCGTGATCGACCCCAGGCGGGAACTCACCCTGTTCGAGGCGACCGCCCACAACGGCGGCGGCGTGTTCGAGACGCTCAAGAGCGTGAGCCGCCTGGTGCTGGACCGCCTGGCGCAGAACAAGTAA
- a CDS encoding ABC transporter ATP-binding protein, with translation MTTPAPPPAPALTVRGLYKKYGSQAVLHDVNLSVEPGEIYALTGPNGAGKTTLIRTVTGLAFPTEGEVRLLDHDIHEDGSRARAHLGAVVEAPAKFYPQFTATQNLQIHANLAAMVPGGRRVTRDRIREVLALLELTRMADRRVGTFSLGQRQRLGVASAILANPRVLILDEPTSGLDALGIGLIHRIVTDLAAQGCAALLSTHHLREIATYAHRVGILTGGRLVDTVDLRARQTAFRFRVDDPHTAARTLEGRPFVRQVSTRAPHVIVHLTGEDDVPAALTALTTRGVRVFEAGPDHFDLYEYYRERVEQV, from the coding sequence GTGACCACGCCCGCTCCTCCCCCGGCGCCCGCCCTGACGGTGCGCGGCCTGTACAAGAAGTACGGGTCGCAGGCCGTGCTGCACGACGTGAACCTCAGCGTGGAGCCGGGGGAAATCTACGCCCTGACCGGCCCCAACGGCGCAGGCAAGACCACCCTGATCCGCACCGTCACCGGCCTCGCCTTTCCGACCGAGGGCGAGGTGCGGCTGCTGGATCACGATATCCACGAGGACGGCTCGCGGGCCCGGGCGCACCTCGGCGCGGTCGTGGAGGCCCCCGCCAAGTTCTACCCGCAGTTCACCGCTACGCAGAACCTCCAGATCCACGCGAACCTCGCCGCGATGGTGCCGGGGGGGCGCAGGGTGACGCGTGACCGCATCCGCGAGGTGCTCGCGCTGCTGGAACTCACTCGGATGGCGGATCGCCGGGTGGGCACCTTCTCGCTGGGACAGCGGCAACGGCTGGGGGTGGCGAGCGCGATCCTGGCCAATCCCCGGGTGCTCATCCTCGACGAGCCGACGAGCGGGCTGGACGCGCTGGGCATCGGCCTGATCCACCGCATCGTGACCGACCTGGCCGCCCAGGGGTGCGCCGCGCTGCTCAGCACCCACCACCTGCGCGAGATCGCCACCTATGCGCACCGGGTCGGCATCCTGACCGGTGGGCGGCTGGTGGACACGGTGGACCTGCGCGCCCGTCAGACCGCCTTCCGCTTCCGGGTGGACGACCCACACACGGCGGCCCGGACCCTGGAGGGGCGGCCCTTCGTGCGGCAGGTCAGCACCCGCGCCCCCCATGTCATCGTCCACCTCACGGGGGAGGACGACGTGCCCGCCGCCCTGACGGCCCTGACGACGCGCGGCGTGCGCGTGTTCGAGGCGGGACCCGACCACTTCGACCTGTACGAGTACTACCGCGAGCGCGTGGAGCAAGTCTGA
- a CDS encoding 3-deoxy-7-phosphoheptulonate synthase: MTHPDPIIQAGRTENLNVSGFTPLITPRALKASLPLTPEAERTVMAGRKAAQDIVHGRDDRLLVVVGPCSIHDFDQAVEYAGRLAELRERVKDRLEVHMRVYVDKPRTTVGWRGYLMDPDMTGENDINKGLSLTRELMIRVSELGLPVATELLDPFAPQFLFDAVAWACLGARTTESQTHRVMASAVSAPMGFKNGTGGGLKLAVDAIVAARHPHAFFTVDDDGQACIVHTRGNPDGHVILRGGRNGPNYAPQFVAEAESLMRAANVDPAVMVDCSHANSGSDHHRQGLVWRDVLHQRTRGQKVIRGLMVESHLRPGKQGIPADLTQLAPGVSVTDACVGWDETEALLLEAHAALGREVVRG; encoded by the coding sequence ATGACCCACCCGGACCCCATCATCCAGGCCGGACGAACCGAGAACCTGAACGTCTCGGGCTTCACGCCCCTGATTACGCCCAGAGCCCTCAAGGCCAGCCTCCCGCTGACCCCGGAAGCCGAGCGCACGGTGATGGCTGGGCGAAAAGCAGCCCAGGACATCGTGCATGGGCGCGACGACCGCCTGCTCGTTGTGGTGGGGCCGTGTTCCATCCATGACTTCGACCAGGCCGTCGAGTATGCGGGTCGCTTGGCTGAGCTGAGGGAGCGGGTCAAAGACCGCCTCGAAGTCCACATGCGCGTCTACGTGGACAAACCCCGCACGACGGTGGGCTGGCGCGGCTACCTGATGGACCCCGACATGACGGGGGAGAACGATATCAATAAGGGGCTCTCGCTCACCCGCGAGCTGATGATCCGCGTCTCCGAACTCGGCCTGCCCGTCGCCACCGAACTCCTCGACCCCTTCGCGCCCCAGTTCCTCTTCGACGCGGTGGCCTGGGCCTGCCTGGGCGCCCGTACCACCGAATCACAGACCCACCGCGTCATGGCGAGCGCCGTCAGCGCCCCGATGGGCTTCAAGAACGGCACGGGCGGCGGCCTGAAACTCGCGGTGGACGCCATAGTGGCCGCCCGTCATCCCCATGCCTTTTTCACCGTGGACGACGACGGCCAGGCGTGCATCGTCCACACACGCGGCAATCCCGACGGGCACGTCATTCTGCGCGGCGGACGAAATGGCCCCAACTACGCCCCCCAGTTCGTCGCCGAGGCCGAGTCCCTGATGCGCGCGGCGAACGTGGACCCGGCGGTGATGGTGGACTGCTCGCACGCGAACAGCGGCTCGGACCACCACCGCCAGGGCCTGGTGTGGCGCGACGTGCTGCACCAGCGCACGCGCGGCCAGAAGGTCATCAGGGGCCTGATGGTGGAGAGTCACCTTCGCCCGGGCAAGCAGGGCATTCCCGCTGACCTGACCCAACTCGCTCCCGGCGTGAGCGTCACCGATGCCTGCGTGGGTTGGGACGAGACGGAAGCGCTGCTGCTCGAAGCGCACGCGGCGTTGGGGCGGGAGGTGGTGAGAGGGTAG
- a CDS encoding roadblock/LC7 domain-containing protein, protein MIEPSLALYGDAFDRVDQHLEELLTATGVRYCLLVDRKGFVLSHKEALWAPRPPALDSVATLVASNAAATAALANMLGERTFSEQIHQGENGTLYVESVGDSALLTLIFDGSVPLGRVKVHTKKSIAQVAAILEGLKDAPPVQFSEDFSKGATALLDDLLG, encoded by the coding sequence ATGATTGAACCCTCCCTCGCCCTCTACGGTGACGCCTTCGACCGGGTGGACCAGCACCTGGAGGAGCTGCTGACGGCCACCGGGGTCCGGTACTGCCTGCTGGTGGACCGCAAGGGCTTCGTGCTCTCCCACAAGGAAGCCCTCTGGGCCCCGCGCCCCCCGGCGCTCGACAGCGTCGCCACCCTTGTCGCCTCCAACGCCGCCGCGACTGCCGCCCTGGCGAACATGCTGGGCGAGCGCACCTTCAGCGAGCAGATCCACCAGGGCGAGAACGGCACCCTGTACGTGGAGTCGGTGGGCGACTCGGCCCTCCTCACGCTGATCTTCGACGGCAGCGTGCCGCTGGGCCGCGTGAAGGTCCACACCAAGAAGTCCATCGCGCAGGTCGCGGCCATCCTGGAAGGGCTCAAGGACGCGCCGCCCGTGCAGTTCAGCGAGGACTTCTCCAAGGGCGCGACCGCCCTGCTCGACGACCTGCTCGGCTGA
- a CDS encoding superoxide dismutase family protein: protein MKKTLLLGTLALAGAVGGSVLAGGMEAMTAPASTPLTATAALRDEAGQVLGTATFRQMGMGVQVTVETRGLTPGQHGMHVHEYGRCALGVDPATNTVVPFGAAGGHFDPGMSKNHDDPQAPNKYGHGGDALMLTVGADGVGRATFMSQKFSLTGMNGVLNRSLVIHANPDDYKSDPAGKSGTRVRCGVITRANFSVRDYTLPDHLAYPEGVAYDARRGILYTGSATNGTVYAINAATGAVSKFSEGGALGRRVALGMKVDGQGRLWIADGQQGTVSILTPNGMILKVLETPMSPMPYLNDLTPAPDGNVYVTDSRRPVIFRVDRNLNLTAWLDLGQTPIKYGPGVNLNGIVPTPDGRYLLVMQTNTGDLWRIDLRTKAVKRVMGGLMNGDGLLLDGRTLYVARNKDQVVSKVSLSADSGTGTLTAEEPLNGLRFPATLVMIGGDLVVTQPQLDRLQGGMAPEVPFRLTRFRKF, encoded by the coding sequence ATGAAAAAGACGTTACTGCTCGGCACCCTCGCCCTGGCCGGGGCCGTGGGTGGAAGCGTGCTCGCCGGAGGGATGGAGGCCATGACCGCCCCCGCCAGCACACCCCTGACAGCCACCGCCGCCCTGCGCGACGAGGCAGGCCAGGTCCTCGGCACCGCGACCTTCCGGCAGATGGGGATGGGCGTACAGGTGACGGTGGAGACGCGCGGCCTGACGCCCGGCCAGCACGGGATGCACGTCCACGAGTACGGGCGGTGCGCCCTGGGTGTGGACCCGGCGACGAATACAGTCGTGCCCTTCGGCGCGGCGGGCGGGCACTTCGACCCCGGCATGAGCAAGAACCACGACGACCCGCAGGCGCCCAACAAGTACGGGCACGGCGGGGACGCGCTCATGCTGACCGTGGGGGCCGACGGGGTGGGCCGCGCGACCTTCATGTCTCAGAAGTTCAGCCTGACGGGCATGAACGGGGTGCTGAACCGCTCGCTCGTCATCCACGCCAACCCGGACGACTACAAGAGCGACCCGGCGGGCAAGTCGGGCACCCGCGTGCGCTGCGGCGTCATCACCCGCGCGAACTTCAGCGTGCGCGACTACACGCTGCCCGACCACCTGGCTTACCCCGAGGGCGTGGCGTATGACGCGCGGAGGGGCATCCTCTACACCGGCAGCGCCACGAACGGCACGGTCTACGCGATCAACGCGGCGACGGGCGCCGTCAGCAAGTTCAGCGAGGGCGGGGCGCTGGGCCGCCGGGTCGCGCTGGGGATGAAGGTGGACGGGCAGGGCCGCCTGTGGATCGCGGACGGGCAGCAGGGCACCGTCTCCATCCTGACCCCGAATGGCATGATCCTCAAGGTGCTGGAAACACCCATGAGCCCCATGCCGTACCTCAACGACCTCACGCCCGCCCCGGACGGCAACGTCTACGTGACCGACAGCCGCCGCCCAGTGATCTTCCGGGTCGACCGCAACCTGAACCTGACGGCGTGGCTGGATCTGGGCCAGACGCCGATCAAGTACGGCCCCGGCGTGAACCTCAACGGCATCGTGCCGACGCCCGACGGCCGGTATCTGCTGGTGATGCAGACGAACACGGGCGACCTGTGGCGCATCGACCTGCGGACGAAAGCGGTGAAGCGGGTCATGGGCGGCCTGATGAACGGCGACGGCCTGCTGCTCGATGGCCGCACCCTCTACGTCGCCCGCAACAAGGATCAGGTCGTGAGCAAGGTGAGCCTCTCCGCCGACTCCGGCACGGGCACCCTGACCGCCGAGGAGCCGCTGAACGGCCTGCGTTTCCCGGCGACCCTCGTCATGATCGGCGGCGACCTCGTGGTGACCCAGCCCCAGCTCGACCGCTTGCAGGGAGGGATGGCGCCCGAGGTGCCCTTCCGGCTGACGCGCTTCAGGAAGTTCTAG
- a CDS encoding ABC transporter permease: protein MLTLVGLEFRKLLGMRSARLALLVCLLLPFVWPFAPRLTALLQITLTSGWQLPAVSLGVLVQFLLPLFIAVTCAEMIGAEVSQGTLAPLLLRPVGRTRVITGKLIVALLYPALLIAALVIGSLLAGLVLGLGSFTGGTGLGPGYFAGVGPLSGGQALLQVLRGSVLAAVMLMPVAALALLFGVLYLNTAAAALATLAVLNILRLLVVFPEGVQRLLLTSHLDLYARQGDVLQGLILLLIYTAGFGLMAVYAFDRRDV, encoded by the coding sequence GTGCTGACCCTGGTGGGACTGGAATTTCGCAAGCTGCTGGGCATGCGCAGCGCCCGCCTCGCGCTGCTGGTGTGCCTGCTTCTGCCCTTCGTGTGGCCCTTCGCCCCCCGCCTGACCGCCCTCCTTCAGATCACGCTGACAAGCGGCTGGCAGCTTCCCGCCGTCAGCCTGGGCGTGCTCGTGCAGTTCCTGCTGCCGCTCTTCATCGCCGTGACCTGCGCCGAGATGATCGGCGCGGAGGTCAGCCAGGGCACGCTGGCCCCCCTGCTGCTGCGCCCGGTGGGCCGCACCCGGGTCATCACGGGCAAGCTGATCGTGGCCCTGCTGTACCCCGCCCTGTTGATCGCCGCGCTCGTGATCGGGTCGCTGCTCGCCGGGCTGGTGCTGGGGCTGGGCAGCTTTACAGGCGGCACCGGGCTGGGACCGGGCTACTTCGCGGGCGTGGGGCCGCTGAGTGGCGGCCAGGCCTTGCTTCAGGTGCTGCGCGGGAGCGTGCTGGCCGCCGTCATGCTGATGCCGGTCGCGGCCCTCGCGCTGCTGTTCGGCGTGCTGTACCTCAACACGGCCGCGGCCGCCCTCGCCACACTCGCGGTCCTGAACATCCTGCGGCTCCTCGTCGTGTTCCCGGAGGGCGTTCAGCGTCTGCTGCTGACCAGCCACCTCGACCTGTATGCCCGCCAGGGGGACGTGCTCCAGGGGCTGATCCTGCTGCTGATCTACACGGCGGGCTTCGGGCTGATGGCGGTGTATGCCTTTGACCGGCGGGATGTTTAA
- a CDS encoding phosphodiester glycosidase family protein produces MTFRRLMWTAALALLAAAGARPVAIGGVVQAAAVESRMLGGSEMLAVWTLPRVGITVRNDPQDVRLLYGPRELRFSPERGWRAVGFTLPTGLKLTVPQLVGGSLYVPLAAVRALGVTVIADAPDLLDFAAPRVVPAATLPPSPDAGATATVPAPPPPTPAPARPTTPPPPPAPITPPATPPATSAHLDTVRVSRTLHRTVEVQRVVLELSAAAPHQVVREAAGLSIVLPGVSASASAQTLPSGDSLSIEPGTAQPSPQTTVRLKTGGGTSEIFTLDDPYRVVIDTTTHLDTHIPPPIDPEGLPEGVTYRVRGTLHLLSFDPARFQPRVVTAPLGAARDVASLVRSAGGVAGVNGGYFDTASSLPVDLVAVGGLMMAPSLEKRATVGFTAQGGALFGYPRPRYVISGPFGSVTVNTVGSKVRPDLLTAFVGDGRTAVGADGLTTLLLTPGAATVSRVGVGRAVPSAGTLALTFDPARFPQLPRTAGQPLRVALNWQAQDAPWDSAQDALSAGPLLVQGGRVVINPTREVFDTGTNIWRPTRQVAFGVLEGQPTIAYLEQGTPEAFAAALAAAGVRDAVRMDSGSSATAYVVGGYAGLGGYLNTVWSRPVPNAIVFVPKGVGAQK; encoded by the coding sequence GTGACGTTCAGAAGGCTGATGTGGACGGCGGCGCTGGCGCTTTTGGCCGCAGCGGGCGCGCGTCCGGTGGCAATCGGCGGGGTCGTGCAGGCGGCGGCGGTGGAGTCGCGGATGCTGGGCGGCAGCGAGATGCTGGCGGTGTGGACGCTCCCCCGGGTGGGGATTACCGTCCGCAACGATCCACAGGACGTGCGCCTGCTGTACGGTCCGCGCGAACTGCGCTTCTCGCCCGAGCGCGGCTGGCGCGCGGTGGGCTTTACGCTCCCGACCGGGCTGAAGCTGACGGTGCCGCAACTCGTGGGCGGCAGCCTGTACGTTCCCCTGGCGGCGGTGCGAGCCCTGGGCGTGACGGTGATCGCGGACGCGCCCGATCTCCTCGATTTCGCCGCCCCCAGGGTCGTGCCCGCCGCCACGCTGCCCCCCTCACCCGACGCGGGGGCCACCGCGACGGTCCCGGCTCCCCCACCTCCCACGCCTGCCCCGGCCCGGCCGACGACACCTCCCCCTCCTCCCGCACCGATCACGCCTCCCGCCACACCCCCGGCGACCTCGGCCCACCTCGACACCGTACGCGTCAGCCGCACGCTGCACCGCACGGTGGAGGTGCAGCGCGTGGTGCTCGAACTCAGCGCGGCGGCCCCGCATCAGGTCGTGCGTGAGGCGGCGGGCCTGAGCATCGTGCTTCCCGGCGTGAGTGCGAGCGCTTCTGCCCAGACCCTGCCGAGCGGGGATAGCCTCAGCATTGAGCCGGGCACGGCCCAGCCCTCGCCCCAGACCACCGTGCGCCTGAAAACCGGGGGCGGCACGAGCGAAATTTTCACCCTGGACGACCCCTACCGGGTGGTGATCGATACCACCACGCACCTGGACACCCACATTCCGCCGCCCATCGACCCCGAGGGGCTGCCCGAGGGGGTGACCTACCGGGTACGCGGCACTCTACACCTGCTGAGCTTCGACCCGGCCCGCTTCCAGCCGCGGGTGGTGACCGCACCGCTGGGTGCCGCGCGGGACGTCGCCAGCCTGGTCAGGAGTGCGGGGGGCGTCGCGGGCGTGAACGGCGGGTACTTCGACACCGCGAGCAGTCTGCCGGTGGACCTCGTGGCGGTCGGTGGCCTGATGATGGCGCCCAGCCTGGAGAAACGCGCGACGGTGGGCTTCACCGCGCAGGGGGGTGCACTCTTCGGCTACCCCCGGCCCCGCTACGTGATCAGCGGCCCCTTCGGCAGCGTCACCGTGAACACGGTCGGCTCGAAGGTGCGGCCAGACCTGCTGACCGCCTTCGTGGGGGACGGGCGCACCGCCGTCGGCGCGGACGGGTTGACCACGCTGCTCCTCACGCCCGGAGCGGCGACGGTGAGCCGGGTGGGGGTGGGCCGCGCCGTGCCGTCCGCCGGGACGCTGGCCCTCACCTTCGACCCGGCCCGCTTTCCGCAGCTTCCGCGCACGGCGGGGCAACCGCTGCGCGTGGCGCTGAACTGGCAGGCGCAGGACGCCCCCTGGGACTCGGCGCAGGACGCCCTGAGCGCCGGGCCGCTGCTCGTGCAGGGCGGGCGGGTCGTGATCAACCCCACCCGTGAGGTGTTCGACACGGGCACCAACATCTGGCGGCCCACCCGGCAGGTCGCCTTTGGGGTACTGGAGGGCCAGCCCACGATTGCCTACCTGGAACAGGGCACGCCCGAAGCCTTCGCCGCCGCCCTGGCCGCTGCCGGGGTGCGCGACGCCGTGCGGATGGACAGCGGCAGCAGCGCCACAGCCTATGTGGTGGGCGGGTACGCGGGGCTGGGCGGGTACCTGAATACCGTCTGGAGCCGCCCGGTGCCCAACGCCATCGTCTTCGTGCCCAAGGGGGTGGGGGCGCAGAAGTAA
- a CDS encoding GreA/GreB family elongation factor → MAEEVQMTAEGYQRLQETLDKERQRREDAIAQMAATRDEALDLEDRNLETAQIDLPSMEARILELEDVLARAVIVEAAPEEAGKVALGSVVTLHDEEHDRDLQVRLVSAVEVDALAEGATQVSEDSPVGQALLGRAVGDTFEVDLGSRHARYTVKSVG, encoded by the coding sequence ATGGCAGAAGAAGTGCAGATGACGGCGGAGGGTTACCAGCGCCTTCAGGAGACGCTGGACAAGGAACGGCAGCGGCGCGAGGACGCCATCGCCCAAATGGCCGCCACCCGCGACGAGGCGCTGGACCTGGAGGACCGCAACCTGGAGACCGCCCAGATCGACCTGCCGAGCATGGAGGCCCGCATCCTGGAACTGGAGGACGTGCTCGCCCGCGCGGTGATCGTGGAGGCGGCGCCCGAGGAGGCCGGAAAGGTGGCCCTGGGGTCCGTGGTGACCCTGCACGACGAGGAGCATGACCGCGACCTTCAGGTCCGCCTGGTCAGCGCCGTCGAGGTGGACGCGCTGGCGGAGGGCGCCACCCAGGTCAGCGAGGACAGTCCGGTGGGTCAGGCGCTCCTGGGACGCGCGGTAGGAGACACCTTTGAGGTCGACCTGGGGTCCCGCCACGCCCGCTACACGGTGAAAAGCGTCGGCTGA
- the mbhE gene encoding hydrogen gas-evolving membrane-bound hydrogenase subunit E has protein sequence MTLAVFLPFLFAALCAGLGPRLGRRTGYVAALAFVPALLLALPLSAMPAAVPALEVTRWVPTLDLALALRGDGFSLLFAVLIGVIGTLASLYAVAYLSERERFGRFYAYLLLFGGSMLGLVLSDNLIALFGFWELTSVTSFLLIGLWHTRSAARDGAVKAFLVSALGGLGLLAAVAMIGIAGGSTSLSGLNLEALRASPLFVPALLLTLLAAFTKSAQLPFHLWLPTAMEAPTPVSAFLHSATMVKAGVLLVAKFGLLFGSSALWSGIIVPVGLATLVWGAWIALRQTDLKALLAYSTVSQLGLLMSLYGLADAEGKFAATAHLLNHAAFKAALFFVVGIIDHETGTREIPLLGGLRKALPLTFAAALLASLSMAGVPPLGGFISKELFYEAMLHRGPVFIAVAMLGSALTFAYSFRLLRVFWGPPRHPVGAEPHEAPPGLLVPAGLLTLTALTFGLLPGSAEALTRTAQNALDFAAYRGHLQLWHGVTPALLATLLTWGLGAGLIGQAGRVAILQRRLTPRVNANTVYYALTEGVNVLSSRLIARTQGLALPDQLRIMLGAAALIAGYAVWRAPQVFHPIGTPPLALLPIAALLVAGAVGVLLAHSRLTAVVVTGLTGFGSAAAFLGLRAPDLALTQLLVEAVTVILYLLAFRYLPRGGDLPRARWRLRLDLLLAASMGLGATLLVLAGVRFLAPPISPYYLANSYELAGGRNVVNVLLVDFRGFDTLGEIVVVGTVALAVLALVRLGKGGRPRLEASAPPPSPDTPPAPPRIKEEA, from the coding sequence ATGACGCTCGCCGTCTTTCTCCCCTTTCTGTTCGCCGCGCTCTGCGCCGGGCTGGGGCCGCGCCTGGGCCGCCGCACGGGGTACGTGGCCGCGCTCGCCTTCGTGCCCGCGCTGCTCCTCGCCCTGCCGCTCTCCGCCATGCCCGCTGCCGTGCCCGCGCTGGAGGTCACCCGCTGGGTTCCCACCCTGGACCTCGCCCTGGCCCTCCGGGGGGACGGCTTCTCGCTGCTGTTCGCGGTACTGATCGGCGTGATCGGCACGCTGGCGAGCCTTTACGCGGTCGCGTACCTCTCGGAGCGCGAACGCTTCGGGCGGTTTTACGCCTACCTGCTGCTTTTCGGCGGCTCGATGCTGGGGCTGGTCCTGAGTGACAACCTGATCGCCCTCTTCGGCTTCTGGGAGCTGACGAGCGTGACGAGCTTCCTGTTGATCGGGCTGTGGCACACCCGCTCGGCGGCGCGGGACGGGGCGGTCAAGGCCTTTCTGGTCAGCGCCCTGGGCGGCCTGGGCCTGCTCGCCGCCGTGGCGATGATCGGCATTGCGGGGGGCAGCACGTCGCTTTCCGGGCTGAATCTGGAGGCCCTGCGCGCCTCTCCCCTCTTCGTGCCCGCCCTGCTGCTCACCCTCCTCGCGGCGTTCACGAAGAGTGCCCAGCTCCCCTTCCACCTCTGGCTCCCGACGGCGATGGAGGCGCCCACGCCCGTCTCCGCCTTCCTGCACTCGGCGACGATGGTGAAGGCGGGCGTCTTGCTCGTCGCCAAGTTCGGACTGCTGTTCGGCTCCTCGGCACTGTGGAGCGGGATCATCGTGCCCGTGGGGCTCGCCACGCTGGTCTGGGGGGCGTGGATCGCGCTGCGGCAGACGGACCTCAAGGCGCTGCTCGCCTACTCCACCGTCTCGCAGCTCGGCCTGCTCATGAGCCTGTACGGGCTGGCGGACGCGGAGGGGAAGTTTGCGGCGACCGCGCACCTGCTCAACCACGCGGCCTTCAAGGCGGCCCTCTTCTTCGTGGTGGGCATCATCGACCACGAGACGGGGACGCGGGAAATTCCGCTGCTGGGCGGGCTGAGAAAGGCCTTGCCCCTCACCTTCGCCGCCGCGCTCCTCGCTTCTCTCAGCATGGCGGGGGTGCCGCCCCTGGGGGGCTTCATCTCGAAGGAGCTGTTCTACGAGGCGATGCTGCACCGGGGGCCGGTCTTTATCGCAGTCGCCATGCTGGGGAGTGCGCTCACCTTCGCGTACTCCTTCCGGCTGCTCCGGGTGTTCTGGGGACCGCCGCGCCACCCGGTAGGTGCCGAACCACACGAGGCCCCGCCCGGGCTGCTCGTGCCCGCCGGACTGCTGACCCTGACCGCCCTCACCTTCGGCCTGCTGCCGGGCAGTGCCGAGGCCCTAACACGGACGGCGCAGAACGCGCTGGACTTCGCCGCGTACAGGGGACACCTCCAGCTCTGGCACGGGGTCACGCCCGCGCTGCTCGCCACGCTCCTGACCTGGGGGCTGGGTGCGGGACTGATCGGGCAGGCCGGGCGGGTGGCGATCCTGCAGCGGCGCCTCACCCCGCGGGTGAACGCCAATACGGTGTATTACGCGCTGACCGAGGGAGTGAACGTCCTGTCCAGCCGCCTGATCGCCCGCACCCAGGGGCTCGCGCTGCCCGACCAGCTCCGAATCATGCTGGGGGCCGCCGCCCTGATCGCCGGGTACGCGGTGTGGCGGGCGCCGCAGGTCTTCCACCCGATTGGGACGCCGCCGCTCGCGCTGCTGCCCATCGCGGCGCTGCTCGTCGCTGGAGCGGTCGGGGTGCTGCTCGCCCACAGCCGCCTGACCGCCGTGGTCGTGACCGGGCTGACGGGCTTTGGGAGCGCCGCCGCTTTCCTGGGGCTGCGCGCACCCGACCTGGCGCTGACGCAACTGCTCGTGGAGGCGGTGACGGTGATCCTCTACCTGCTCGCCTTCCGCTACCTGCCGCGCGGCGGTGACCTGCCCCGCGCCCGCTGGCGGCTGCGCCTGGACCTCCTGCTGGCGGCCTCGATGGGCCTGGGGGCCACCCTGCTCGTGCTGGCGGGCGTGCGCTTCCTGGCCCCGCCGATCTCGCCGTACTACCTGGCGAACAGCTATGAAC